TTCAATGTCGGGTTTTACTTCAGGCATGACTTGGTTTATTAATTTATTAATTTATTAATTTATTAATTTATTGTTTTTTTGACGTTATTCAATAAATTTGAAGGTGGAGATAATCTGGTCACAATCGCTTTGATAGTCTCCTGACAAACCACCGCTGTCAGAACAGTTAAACTCATATATTCTGTCACCTCGCCTATAAAAAGTTAAAAGGCCAACAACTGTATTATCTGAAGGACGCTCCGGATCAGCAATAACATATTGAACGCCACTATTATCTAAATTTCTACTCTCAATAATTCCTTGGAAATTCTTGGCTGCTACAAACTGCTCAATAGTAAAATTTTTATTATTCTTCCAAATCATTAAAATAAACAAAAACCAAACTAAGCCCTGGCTAATTCCTTTGAGGGCATTAACTTTTTAATCTTGCTAAATTCGGCCAAACTTATCTCCATTATATCAATATTAACCATTTCTCCATCGGCGTCATAATCAACAACAACATTCCCTTTTACGTCAGAATCAACGCTCCTCTTTCTACCTACTCTGATAGAAACAACTTTTGAATCTTTATCGTATTTTATTTCTGGTCTCATAAAATTAAGGTCTTCTAACCTTTATTAGCTTTTCTCCTCTCTCTAACTGCTCTTTGTCTAAAGTAATTAACTCTAGATCATAATCAAAAGCTAAAGCAACATAAAGTGCATCGGAGCTCTTAAGCATGGTTTTACAAATAACCCAAGCGGCTAAATTCGCTAAATGATTATCTATGGGAACAAATGAAAAGTTGGACAACTCCCTCAAGGCCATTGAAAATTCATATGCAAACTTTAAATCTCGGGTACTTCTAACTAAAGCAGATGTTATTTCTGGAACCACTATTTCAGGAAGAAACACCTTTAAATTTTTCTCTTCTATTAAATTGAAAACAGCCCCACTTCTTGAGGAATGCAATTCCTCTGGACGTTGCGAGTTCACTATTACGCTTGCATCAATACAATACATAAAATTATTCTCGTTCTTCTCTAAGAAGCTCTAAACTAGTTTTTTTTGTCTTCCACAATCGATTCATTTTTCTCCCTAATCTTCCAAAATTTAACCAGGCCTCTCTATAGCTTTTAGAGCTTATTTTGGGTTGAACCTTTAATCTTTTATATTGTTTTGTAGTTACATTTGCCATAGTGGGTTATCTTAACAAATATAAAAATAAAATGCAAATGATTTTATTCACAAGGCATCTGCATGTCAAGCAGGCAATGATCAATCCCTATTTTAGGAAGGCCTTAAACCCTTAAACCCTTAAACCAACGGGCCACCGAACCTGCTAATTTACTAACAAAAGAAAAGGGGGAGAAGCTGCCCCGGCCGCCAATCGTCTCGCGCATTTGTTTGCCCCAAAGCACTAAGCCAATTGCCGTAGAAAAGCTCAAATCATTCATTTTATCAATAGCGCTAACAACGCCAGTCGGGTAGCCCAAAGACGCCGGCAAGCGGAATACTTTCTTGGCAACCTCTGCTATGCCGTCCAGCTTAGCTCCGCCGCCAGTCAAAATTACACCCGAGGGCAGCTTGCCGCTCCTGTCAATATCTTTCAACTTCTCATCTGCCATAGTAAATATTTCTTCCACTCGTGCTCCAATAATCTCGGCCAAGTGTTTTTTAGTAACCACTCCGTCTTCTCCGCCGGAAATTTCGGCAAGATTAATCTCTTCTCTGGCCTTGAGATTAGGAGTAATAGCCGTCCCATATTCTAATTTTATTTGCTCTGCCACCTCAATAGAAGTTCTAAGGCCAATTGCCAAATCAGCAGTAATGTGATTGGCGCCAATTGGCAAAACATGCGTGGTTAAGGTATCTCCTTCTTCAAAAACCGCTACCGAAGTTGTTGAGCCGCCAATATTAACAACTGCTACGCCCAGCTCTTTTTGGCGCCTATTAAGGACTGCCTCGGCTGTAGCCAGAATAGAAAAAACTAAATCATCGATATCAACACCGGTTCTATAAATACATTTAGTCAAATTTTTAATCTGCGAAGATGGACCCTCAATAATCTGGGTTTCTGCCTCCAGGCGAACACCGGTCATGCCCACAGGATCTTTTATATTCTTTTGGGTATCTACATTAAATAGGTGGGGCAACACATGAATAATTTCATAATTAGGGGGTGTGGCCACGGTCTGCGCCGCTTCTAAAGCCCGTTCTACTTCATCTTCTTTAATCTCACCATCAGCTTTAGCCACAGCAATAACCCCCCGACTCTCCTGCGAAGTGATGTCACAGCCAGATATGCCCACATAAGCATGTTCTATGGCCAGACCAGTCATCCGCTCGGCTCGTTCCAAACAGGCCGAAATTGAAGAAACCGCATCCTCAATGCTGGTCACTACCCCTTTATTCACCCCCTCTGAAGGACCCTCGGCTCCGCCAATAATATGAATGCGGCCGTCAGGATTTATTTGCGCAACAACAATCCTAATAGTAGTTGAACCGATATCAAGGCCAGTTATTATATTATCTTTAGACATAGAAAACGTCTCAAAATGATTAACAGTTGCTTATATTATAAACTAATTTGGTGAAATTGCCAAGTCTGCGGCGTGATAACCTGTAGTAACTAGCTCCCCCGGTTGCGACCGGGGTCGCGTAATACAATAGTAATACAGTTGTAATACAATTGTATTACTATCGTATTGCTATCGTATTACTACAAGTTACAATAAGTTGCTTTAGAAAATATACTTCCAGAAAATCAAAACACCCACGACTAAAGCGCCTCCAGAGGCGATCAATACGGCCGCGGCCATTATATCCTTAACCTGTTTTATATAATCATGAATCCTAGGTTTAAAAACATCAGACAAACGTTCGAATATTGTATTCACAAGCTCTAAAACCAAAACTCCCACAATCACCATTAGCAAGGCAATTTTTTCCCAAGCGGTTATTCTAAAATAAAACGCCAGGATTATTACAACAATCGCCAGGCTAATCTGAATCCTAAAACTCTGCTCTTCGCGCAAAACCTGAAATAATCCCAGGAAAGCATGTTTAAAACTTTTGTATAAATTTTTTAGATGGAACATTTAGATAAAAATTATAAAAATAAAATAATATAAAAATATAAAAATATTTTATTATTTTATTATTTTATTTTTATATTCTTGTATTTTTAAACTAATACCAGTAATTCCTTCTCCAGTCTTTGCATTATCATCCGCTCAGACCTCTTATCGTGTTCATATCCCAACAAATGAAGAAGTCCGTGAATGAGTAAAATAGTAACTTCTTTCTTCACTGAATGCCCCTGCTCTTTTGCTTGTCGCTTAGCCTGGGGATAACAAATAATCACCTCGCCTAAATAAGGAGGTTCTCCTTTGGGTGCAGCTATCTGACCACCCTCTAAGTTGCTAAAAGCTAAAACATCAGTTATTCTATTTCTTTTGCGATACTTACTGTTAATTTGTTTGATTTTTTTATCACCCACAAAAACAATCGAAACAAGAGGCTCGGGTTCTAGCTTCATCCGACACAAGAAAGCGGCTACAAGTTTTTTAACCAAAGGGGTTGATATTTTAGCTTTTGTTGTATTATTAATTTCAGTCATGAATATAAAGTGCTTTATGTAAATTCGATGTCTAAACGCATCTTAATAAACATTATCACTCGACTAAAGCAAAGCTGGATATTATCTCCAACACCTCTAAAAAACGCTCGGCCAAATCCGAAGCAATGGTTGTTCCCTGCGTATAAGTAAAAACATGCTCGCCGCTAACATCAATCAGGGTAGGCACTTGCTCCCTAGTCTTTTGGACTTCTGACCAAATACTATAATCAAAAACATAAATAGTGAACATCAAACAAGAATTATTGGAGCAAACGCCTTGCTGTTTTGTTGGTAATTTAAAATCAAGCGCCGGACTCGTACCCGCCTCTCCCCAGCTCGACTCGCTTGATGATGCCTCGTATCCTTGCCAGCCTGGAGGCAATTCCAATTTGAAATTATAAGTTTCGTTTTGGTAAATAATCTTTTCTTCTTCGTTAAATTGAAAACTATTGATCAGAAGCTCGAACGTGGTCTTAAAACTCGCCTCCTCTCTGATACCCATATTATAAGTAATCAGGTAAATTAAATTTTCTTTGGCGATATACGCGGTGGAACCACCCGGGCTCCAAATGATCCTGTGGCCGTTGATATCAGAAATCCTTACTTGAGCCGCTTGAACTCCAGGTGACTGATCAAGATACCAATCTAACGCCGGAAGCGACAGGGGATTGTCTTCAATATGAATCTCAATAAACTCTTCGAGTGAGGGGGCGGAAAAAATCACTTTTCTGCCAATATTAGCGCCCTCTCCCTGACTGGCGGCAACAGACCACAAACGCGGATAAAACAGTAAGTAACCATAAGGTTCATTTGTATATACCTGAACCAAACCAGAAGTAGAAAGAAGGCCCGAACCGCTAGGATTATACAAGTTCAATACTTCTGCGCCATCAGGATAACCATCCCCGTCAGTATCCGGATTAGCCAAATCAGTCAGGTAAAGACTCTCTTCTTCATCTGTTAGGCCATCATTATCACTGTCGCGGGCCGTGGGCATAATACTCACAACGGGCCCAGCCGGTTCTGTTGTCACCGGAACAACCAAAGCAATGTTGCCTTCCGGCAACGAGTCAGTGATAAATAAAACGGTTTCAAAATCCGCTTCCTCAATCCCCATCAAAAGTTTGATGTTTGATTCTTGCTGCCAAGAAACCACCAATAAATCAACCGCCGTTGTTCCCGAGGGCAAATCTTCTGGTTGGTATGTAAATGTCACGAGCAACTCCTCGCCAGGAATCAAGTCTCCTGAAGGATAAAACGCATAAACACCGCCGATTATTTCAAACTCCTGACCTTGGTCATCTTTTACGATTTTTGGCGGCATATCAATAGCCCAAACCCTTAGATCTAAAGAGCTTAAATTCTCGGGTATTTCAAAACTAATAGTACCCTTTGTATCCCCATAAAAATCTTTAGCCTCGGCTTCAAGCCTCAAAGTTTGAATAACTTCTTCTTCTATCGTCTCCTCGGTTGATGTTGAAATTTCTGCTAAAGATTCGGCTGGTAAGAGCGGCTCATCAAAAATAATCTCCTTTTTACCAAAAAGCAGTTCATTAAAACTCTTGCTAAAAAGCAGTAAACCGCTAAACCCTAAAATGAAAATTATCAAAATAATAACAATCAGGACAAGTTTTATTTGTCTTTTGCTTTTCCCGGCAGAGGCCTTGGAAAGAGTATTTCTTAAAAACTTGCCCGGCATGGTGCGCACTTCTCTATATTCTGGGGTAAGGGCAATTTCGCCTTTGTTCCGGTCTACCCCAGGCGCTTTCTCAAATTTGGTCAAATCATCTGCTGGATTCTTGTCCTGTTTCTGCTTCTTGGATTTTTTAAAAGGGTTAAACATAGTCATTCATAAAAATATAAAAACATAAAAATATAAAAATACAAAGATTGCGAGAATATTTTTATATTATTTTATTTTTATATTATTTTATTTTTATATTATTTTATTTTTAATGCTTTAATGCTCTTACGGCAATTCCAGCAGCTTCCCGGGTCCATTAGGGTTATAACCACTCCCAACCTCCTCGCCATCAGAATAGCCGTCACTATCAGTATCGGGGTTCAGGGGGTCTGTTTGATAGATCTTAACTTCGTCTAAATCTGGCAGTCCGTCGCCGTCAGTATCCGGGTCATCAAAGTTTGTGCCCAAAACAGCCTCTTCTTCGTTGGTTAATCCGTCACCATCATTATCTAATGTTACTGGTTCTGAAGGTTGGGTCGGCTCTTCTAGCGGCTCTTCGGGCTCTATTAGTTCTACTGCTGGTTCTGGCTCGGTTTCAATCAGTGGTTCAGCTTCTGGTTCCTCGGTTACCGGCGGTTCGGCTATCTCTCCAGAAATTAAAGGTTCTGATTCGGCAAAAAATCGCTTAT
The window above is part of the Patescibacteria group bacterium genome. Proteins encoded here:
- a CDS encoding type II toxin-antitoxin system VapC family toxin codes for the protein MYCIDASVIVNSQRPEELHSSRSGAVFNLIEEKNLKVFLPEIVVPEITSALVRSTRDLKFAYEFSMALRELSNFSFVPIDNHLANLAAWVICKTMLKSSDALYVALAFDYDLELITLDKEQLERGEKLIKVRRP
- a CDS encoding DUF2283 domain-containing protein, which translates into the protein MRPEIKYDKDSKVVSIRVGRKRSVDSDVKGNVVVDYDADGEMVNIDIMEISLAEFSKIKKLMPSKELARA
- the ybeY gene encoding rRNA maturation RNase YbeY, whose amino-acid sequence is MTEINNTTKAKISTPLVKKLVAAFLCRMKLEPEPLVSIVFVGDKKIKQINSKYRKRNRITDVLAFSNLEGGQIAAPKGEPPYLGEVIICYPQAKRQAKEQGHSVKKEVTILLIHGLLHLLGYEHDKRSERMIMQRLEKELLVLV
- a CDS encoding diacylglycerol kinase family protein produces the protein MFHLKNLYKSFKHAFLGLFQVLREEQSFRIQISLAIVVIILAFYFRITAWEKIALLMVIVGVLVLELVNTIFERLSDVFKPRIHDYIKQVKDIMAAAVLIASGGALVVGVLIFWKYIF
- the ftsA gene encoding cell division protein FtsA translates to MSKDNIITGLDIGSTTIRIVVAQINPDGRIHIIGGAEGPSEGVNKGVVTSIEDAVSSISACLERAERMTGLAIEHAYVGISGCDITSQESRGVIAVAKADGEIKEDEVERALEAAQTVATPPNYEIIHVLPHLFNVDTQKNIKDPVGMTGVRLEAETQIIEGPSSQIKNLTKCIYRTGVDIDDLVFSILATAEAVLNRRQKELGVAVVNIGGSTTSVAVFEEGDTLTTHVLPIGANHITADLAIGLRTSIEVAEQIKLEYGTAITPNLKAREEINLAEISGGEDGVVTKKHLAEIIGARVEEIFTMADEKLKDIDRSGKLPSGVILTGGGAKLDGIAEVAKKVFRLPASLGYPTGVVSAIDKMNDLSFSTAIGLVLWGKQMRETIGGRGSFSPFSFVSKLAGSVARWFKGLRV